The Erythrolamprus reginae isolate rEryReg1 chromosome 5, rEryReg1.hap1, whole genome shotgun sequence genome window below encodes:
- the LOC139168571 gene encoding tropomyosin alpha-4 chain-like produces MLNIPTIIKTSKKQISAPSLASQEYPSQSPSQQKMITSILAKEKEEKEKVQPQPTLQTIQDSLSVIQDFMQKTQISIDTNREEARQQHEDLKAEMGDLKVDTGEMKERMKEMDVKNEDIQQTLKENDQRIKTVERKMEKVEQKMEEFEERSSIINRGFDEAITHFELQCASYGLRFQNIVEEKDEDLGSKMAEIIGEILQVDPQELTKEIDEQVSWII; encoded by the coding sequence ATGTTGAATATACCCACTATTATAAAAACTTCTAAAAAACAGATTTCGGCTCCATCTTTGGCTTCACAAGAATATCCATCTCAATCTCCATCTCAACAAAAAATGATAACAAGTAtcctagcaaaagagaaagaggagaaagaaaaagttcAACCACAACCTACTCTCCAAACCATTCAAGATTCATTGTCTGTCATacaagattttatgcagaaaactCAGATCTCTATTGATACCAATAGAGAAGAAGCAAGACAGCAACATGAAGATTTGAAAGCTGAAATGGGAGATTTAAAAGTTGACacgggagaaatgaaggaaagaatgaaagaaatggacgTAAAAAATGAGGATATACAAcaaactttaaaagaaaatgatcAAAGGATCAAGACAGTtgaaagaaaaatggagaaagtagAGCAGAAAATGGAAGAATTCGAGGAGCGCAGCAGTATAATTAACAGAGGATTTGATGAGGCAATAACCCATTTTGAATTACAATGTGCATCGTACGgattgagatttcaaaatatcgtagaagaaaaggatgaagactTAGGCTCAAAGATGGCTGAGATAATAGGAGAGATTCTACAGGTCGACCCCCAGGAACTgacaaaagaaattgatgaacaagtttcttggattatttaa